The window GCGCCCGATGCATTTTCCGCATTTTCCTTTTGGATAAAACAGACAATAGGCGTGGTGGTCCTGATAGGGCCTTGCGGGGACCGGTATCCGGATGTTGGCAGCCACGGATCCGCAGCGCATGGCTTTTCCCCTGGGGGTGATCAGCCCGTCGCTCAGGCCGAAGGTTCCCAGCCCGGCAGCGTAGGCTGCGTGCCGTTCCGACCAGCAGGACGCAAAGCCGTATTTGGGGGATTCTTTTCTTTCCCAGAACGGCGAAAGCTGGGGTGCAACCGCCGCATATCCGGCTGCTTCAAGGGTGGCGACCACGTGGCTGCGAAGCGTTGCGTTGACCTTTTCCCCGATAATCCGGGCGCGGGCCCATCTTTCCGAAGGGTATTGCGTTTCCCTGCGGTTGTCGGACTTGGTTTTATCGGACTGGGGCAGGATCCAGCTGATGACGGTCAAGTCTTCAGCTTGGGTTGAAATGCCGGGAAACGTCCTGTTGAAAATTTCCAGGGGCGTAAAGTGAAACGGGCCCACATGGTCTTTGTAAGCCTCAAAAAGTGGATCGGCGCCGTTGGCAAAACCCACCAGGGGTTCTGCCCAGGCCTTTTCATTTTCCGCGTTCTGAAGATTGTTTTCCGGCGAAGAGAGGATGAACGCTGTTATCGTGTCTTCCGCCCATTTTTTTAAATCCGGCGCTTTCATGTTGCCCCCTGTGCTGTTTGTCTGATAGAATCCCTGCGATCAAAGGTCCCCTTGTGCTCGGCTTCGGCGTCTCTGACATGGGGGATTTGCCGACAGGCCTGAATTTTTATCCTTGCCGGGGCGGGATCGCCAGCTCTGGATTTGAACAAAAATTGCGCATTTTTAAAAGGCTTCGGGCTTTTCCATCCTGGATGGTTGCGACCTAACCGCACCTAACACATAGGCCCAGGTTCAGCAAGCATCAAATTTTTTTGAAGGGCATAAGGGGAGGCTCCGGTCCGGTGTTTACATTCCGTTTGGGAAAATCAATTTTATGACAATGACTGCCATGTTCAAAAAAAATAAGAGAAAGGAAAACGATATGAAAGTGGATCTTTACACAAAAGGGGTATTAACGGTCATCGCGCTATGCCTGGTTTGGATTTGTGCCAGGGAGCTTCCGCTTATCCGGACAGCCGAGGCGTTTAACGAAGGAAAGCCAACCGAAGTGGTGATAAAGAATATTGAGCCGCTGGCGGTGGCAATGTATGCCCAGGTCGATACAAAAAACCTGAATTTGAAATACGCCTGGGTCCCCCTGGAAGCAGCGGGTTTGGAGCGCGACATCTATTCGAATTACAAATCGGCCAGGCTGATTGTGTCAACAAAAGAATAGTCCGGTCCTAACCGCGTTGCACAGAAAAATGTGCACGCGCACTGAATTCTGTGCATGAAGAATTTATTTTATCTATCCGTCATTGGGGCGCCGCACGGCCTTATCGATCTAACCTTATAATATAAAAGCAATTTTTTGTTGACGGCTGTTTTGTTTTAAAAGCCGTGCGGATGGCATGAATATTGTAGCTTACTTTGTTTTTTGTTGGGCGTACGGGGCGTCCTGTCGGGATTTTTCATAAAATCCAACCTGTCGGATAATTTGCTGCATCCGGTAAATCAGTTAAGAGACAAGCATTCATAACGGGCTTGTTCCGGGAAAGACGTTGCAGCAGACCCGGTCGGCAGCCGGGAATTTCGATTGCACACGAGCCACCAGAAGAGGAATTTAAACATTGAACATCAGTGAGCGCCGGCAGTACACGCGCCGGCAGACAGAAGTGGGCGTATCCATTTTCATAAAAGAAGAGACCATTCCGGCGACCGTTGTCGACCTCTGCGAAGGGGGCTTTGGTCTCAACTGCCAGAGAGCATTTTTCCCAGGGACTGAAATTTATCTTAAACTTGACGATATTGATGATTTTGGTATTTATGGAACCGTTAAATGGGCCTTTCTTCAAAATACAGGAAATGAAATCAGCTATCGGCTGGGAATCCAGGTGGAAAGGATTGCAGCGCTGCCGGCAGATGGCGCGCAACAAACTATTGATCGTACCGAATTTATGAAAAAAATCATGCCTGAAACCATAATGTGATGTAAACCTTCATGGGTGGATCAATGGCGATCAACACACAAACCCCCTCTTATCTGAGAGTCGATAGGAGGGGGTTTGTGTTTTTATACCGCCCAACCAGCCGTTCGCCGCTATCAAAAGAGACTTTCGATAGCGGGGCCATAGGGGCATATAGGCCATTTTCCCGAGCATTTGCAGGAAAAAATTATCAAGGAGGAAATGGATATGGATACCGAATTTCATTATTACATGACCGGAATCATCGCCAACGCGGCCGGCTTCAGCGAGGCCGAAGCCAGGATCATTGCAACGGCATCGGAATACGTGGATGAGAACGACGTTTGTCTGACGGTCGAAGACCGTTCAAGCGGCAATGTTTATGAAAACTATATTTCCCAGACGATGAACATTCTAAAGCCCAAACGAAAACTGATGCGGATATACCCGGTATTTCACTTTGTACCCGGCGACCCGATGAGCGAAAGCGCCTGCCGCTGCGACGGCAAGATGCATCTATTAAACACCACGCCCGACAATGAGCTTGCCAACAAGATGATCGACCTGGCTTTTAAGGCTTCCGAGGATACGCGGCTTTACCGCATCGGGATCGCCGTCCATGCCTATGCCGACACATGGGCCCATCAGAATTTCGTGGGATGGTATGATTTCTTTAACGACATCGCCCTGGATGTTAAGCCCGATATCGGGCATGCCAACGCCGAACACCATCCCGACTGGCCGGCCCACCGGTGGGAAGATCCGCGTCTGGTTAAGGATGAAATCGACAATTCAGAGCGCTTCCTCTCTGCTGCAAAAGAAATATACGGCAAATATCAAAATTTTAATAAAAAAAGAACCAAGAAAGCGAATGCAACCTGGAAAAAGGTATCTGCTCAATTGATCCAGGCCATGGGGGCTTCATTTTCCGGAAATCAGAATTATTATCATGAAGACCGCCTGGAACGGTACAGGGAACTGGCGCCGTGGCTGGGAGATTTCGATGAATCCGACTGGTTTAGCGCGGCCATCGATACAAAGGTGCAGGGATTAAAGGATTCCGAAAGCGGATTGCTTTCCATGTTCACCATGCTGCACGACAAGCTGTACTGGAAGGAAGGAACGGATAAGGAGAAGACGCACTGGTTCAGATTTCAGGAGGCGGTAAAAGAACATCAGGCAAAGGCCATGGAGGACCTGGACGTCCTGTTCGCCAGGATGGGCGTGGATCTGCACGCGGTATAACTTCCATCCCGCATAATAAAGTGACGAACTTTCCATATCCAGCAAAAAGGTTCAAATAAAGGAGAAAAAAATGAAGCTGCCTGAAATCGGTGAAACGGTCACCACCCAAGCGGCCCTGGCGCTGTGCCGGCATTTCGGTTTGGATTATCTGATTGCGCGCATTGAATCCGACCCGGATCGGTATAAGGATTGGAAGTTCGACGGGTGTTCCGGATTGCCGGATGAACTCATGGGGCTGTTCACCGGCTGCAAGTGGGAAGATATCACTTATAAATGCTGTTTGCCCCACGACCTGGCGTACGGCTATGGCGAGCCGGGAAATGCAATCGAGAGAAAACGCGTGGATGAAACGTTTTACAGCGACCTGGTGGCCAAGGCCGGCATGCGCACATGGACCGCCGCCGCTTTCCTGGCAGCGGTCCGCGTCGGCGGGGCGGAAAGTTTGGGGCTGTCGTTTTCGTGGGGTTTCGCCCACAGGTAAACGGGCTTTTCAATTTTGATTGTAATTTTGACTATTTCAAAATAGAACCGGCCATCATCACATGATCCTGGTGCGCAACTTCGTTTCCGGGAGCCTGACATGCCGTCAAAGATCATCTTTGAAAGGTTTTTATGGTTTCACAACCGGGTTAAGGCTGGGCTATATCCCAATGCCCGCGTCCTGGCGGAAAAATTCGAGGTGTGCCGCAAGACCGCCCAGCGCGACATCGAATTTATTCGCGATCGCCTGAATGCGCCCTTGGTTTACGTATCGGACCGGCGGGGCTATGAATATGAAGATAAGACCTATGAGCTGCCCGGCCTGTGGATCAACGAAGACGAACTGGGCGCTCTGCTCATCGCTTCCCGGCTGGCTTCCACCATTCCCGACCGGAGTCTGAAATCCTCCCTGAAAGCTTTTTTGCAACAGATCGTAACGATCCATTCCATCAAATCGCCGTTTACGCTGGATGAACTGGGCGAAAAAATTTCGGTCAAGAATATCGAGTACGCCCGGGTGGATGAAACCATCTTCCAAATGGTTGTGGACGCCCTTTTCCTGCAAAAGGCACTGGAGATCGACTATTTCTCGCCCCACAAGGATGAGGATTCCCGGCGGGTGATTTTTCCCCTGCACCTGCTCCAATACATGGGAAGCTGGCATGTGATTGCCCACTGCACCCTGCGCGGCGAACTGCGGGATTTCGCCCTGTCGAGAATCCGCCGGCTGACACC is drawn from Desulfobacterales bacterium and contains these coding sequences:
- a CDS encoding WYL domain-containing protein, translating into MPSKIIFERFLWFHNRVKAGLYPNARVLAEKFEVCRKTAQRDIEFIRDRLNAPLVYVSDRRGYEYEDKTYELPGLWINEDELGALLIASRLASTIPDRSLKSSLKAFLQQIVTIHSIKSPFTLDELGEKISVKNIEYARVDETIFQMVVDALFLQKALEIDYFSPHKDEDSRRVIFPLHLLQYMGSWHVIAHCTLRGELRDFALSRIRRLTPFQYSLPPRIATGSVKDFIRKNFGILSSDASITVCLKFATEVAAWISEQIWHADQVQDIRPDGSLCLTFPAADLREVKREVLRFGSQVEVLAPLDLRNEVKNEIRKMAGVYGEENNSKPDKPGRRQGAIRETS
- a CDS encoding PilZ domain-containing protein — translated: MNISERRQYTRRQTEVGVSIFIKEETIPATVVDLCEGGFGLNCQRAFFPGTEIYLKLDDIDDFGIYGTVKWAFLQNTGNEISYRLGIQVERIAALPADGAQQTIDRTEFMKKIMPETIM
- a CDS encoding epoxyqueuosine reductase; amino-acid sequence: MKAPDLKKWAEDTITAFILSSPENNLQNAENEKAWAEPLVGFANGADPLFEAYKDHVGPFHFTPLEIFNRTFPGISTQAEDLTVISWILPQSDKTKSDNRRETQYPSERWARARIIGEKVNATLRSHVVATLEAAGYAAVAPQLSPFWERKESPKYGFASCWSERHAAYAAGLGTFGLSDGLITPRGKAMRCGSVAANIRIPVPARPYQDHHAYCLFYPKGKCGKCIGRCPAGAISEKGHDKIACRKYIREVTAVYVKTKLHMEGYACGLCQTGVPCESKIPALSDIN